A genomic region of Mesorhizobium sp. NZP2077 contains the following coding sequences:
- a CDS encoding DUF4126 domain-containing protein, whose product MLYVLALLIGVIAGLRAMTAPAAVAWGAYLGWLPVAGTWASFMSHWAAVGIFTILAIVELVTDQLPSTPSRKVPQQFGARILLGAFSGAVIGATGGATMGGLIAGAIGAVIGTLGGAEARGRLAAALGNDPPAAFIEDVVAIIGGLLIVAAVA is encoded by the coding sequence ATGCTCTATGTTCTTGCACTTCTGATCGGCGTCATTGCCGGCCTGCGCGCCATGACGGCGCCGGCCGCGGTCGCCTGGGGCGCCTATCTCGGCTGGCTGCCGGTTGCCGGCACCTGGGCAAGCTTCATGAGCCATTGGGCCGCCGTCGGCATCTTCACCATCCTCGCTATCGTCGAGCTGGTCACCGACCAGCTGCCGTCGACGCCAAGCCGTAAAGTGCCGCAGCAATTCGGCGCCCGCATCCTTCTCGGTGCCTTCAGCGGCGCGGTGATCGGCGCCACTGGTGGCGCCACCATGGGCGGCCTGATCGCCGGTGCCATCGGCGCGGTCATCGGCACGCTGGGCGGTGCCGAAGCGCGCGGCCGGCTCGCGGCCGCCTTAGGCAATGATCCGCCCGCCGCCTTCATCGAGGACGTGGTGGCGATCATCGGCGGCCTGCTGATCGTGGCCGCAGTGGCATGA
- a CDS encoding sugar O-acetyltransferase, translating into MAGSERTKMAAGEWYSCLDDELEALRVTARDAVFEHNSLPPRQRGTLGPGLKALLGGVGEGARVEAPFHCAYGFNVFLGDNVFLNAGCTILDTASVRIGKGTLLGPNVQIYCAEHHKEAAGRQAGLEIARPVEIGANAWIGGSAVILGGVSVGEGAIVGAGAVVTRDVPANTTVVGNPARAVRHGRVLVASDQACATRSF; encoded by the coding sequence ATGGCTGGAAGCGAGCGCACGAAGATGGCGGCCGGCGAATGGTACTCTTGCCTCGATGACGAGTTGGAGGCCTTGCGCGTCACGGCGCGCGACGCGGTGTTCGAGCACAATTCATTGCCGCCGCGGCAGCGCGGCACTCTCGGGCCAGGCTTGAAGGCATTGCTCGGCGGCGTGGGCGAGGGCGCCCGCGTCGAGGCGCCGTTCCACTGCGCCTATGGCTTCAACGTCTTTCTCGGCGACAATGTTTTTCTCAATGCCGGCTGCACCATCCTCGATACGGCAAGTGTGCGCATCGGCAAGGGAACGCTGCTCGGCCCCAATGTGCAGATCTACTGCGCCGAGCATCACAAGGAGGCTGCGGGCCGGCAAGCCGGACTGGAGATCGCCAGACCGGTGGAGATCGGCGCCAATGCCTGGATCGGCGGCAGCGCCGTCATCCTTGGCGGCGTCAGCGTCGGCGAGGGCGCCATCGTCGGCGCCGGCGCGGTGGTGACGCGCGATGTGCCTGCGAACACAACGGTGGTCGGCAATCCGGCGCGGGCGGTTAGGCACGGCAGAGTTCTCGTCGCAAGCGATCAGGCCTGCGCCACCCGTTCGTTCTGA